A region of Rhodospirillales bacterium DNA encodes the following proteins:
- a CDS encoding tetratricopeptide repeat protein, with product MTFARSEFGSFIHGNAMFIAVGAILFCIALVFLHARGGSAVRMVMMVLLMIVAPTAVIGVGGWLWFGDDHSSARAAESAPMSQWGDSDKGAKLVARADAHLRKGEIEPARQALLQALETFHRARNTLGEGKAYVELGDLARRGGDTARTAEMYKAAVDLFRRDENRPGLASALRARGELERLTGRFDEARKSYEESRDLYRRIDDRLGEADTLLSLGELARNRGDRNGAVDAYTAATALYRADRFRVGEARAMIGFGDLHLDDGDVKTATAFYEEAVVAFRGGGKGGSEGQALVAMADAALAAKRLPEARRDYETARALFKRGGYLSGEAQALIGLGLAERTGGTPARATEFLNAALATARRAGDAAAEAVAADALRDPAFALRSRHRTRFFSQR from the coding sequence ATGACGTTCGCACGTAGCGAATTCGGTTCCTTCATCCACGGCAACGCGATGTTCATCGCCGTCGGAGCCATTCTGTTCTGCATCGCCCTCGTCTTCCTGCACGCCCGCGGCGGCAGCGCGGTGAGGATGGTGATGATGGTGCTGCTCATGATCGTCGCCCCGACCGCCGTCATTGGCGTCGGCGGCTGGTTGTGGTTCGGTGACGACCATTCCTCGGCGCGGGCCGCCGAGTCCGCGCCGATGAGCCAATGGGGAGATTCGGACAAGGGCGCGAAGCTCGTCGCGCGCGCCGACGCGCATCTCCGCAAGGGCGAGATCGAACCGGCGCGGCAGGCGCTCCTCCAGGCGCTCGAGACCTTCCACCGCGCGCGCAACACGCTCGGCGAGGGAAAGGCGTATGTCGAACTCGGCGACCTCGCCCGCCGCGGCGGCGACACGGCGCGGACGGCGGAGATGTACAAGGCCGCGGTCGACCTGTTCCGCCGCGACGAGAACCGCCCCGGCCTCGCCAGCGCCCTGCGCGCGCGCGGCGAGCTCGAGCGGCTGACCGGCCGCTTCGACGAGGCGCGCAAGAGCTACGAGGAGTCGCGCGACCTCTATCGGCGGATCGACGACCGCCTGGGCGAGGCGGACACGCTCCTTAGCCTCGGCGAGCTGGCGCGCAATCGGGGCGACCGCAATGGCGCAGTCGACGCCTACACCGCAGCCACGGCGTTGTACCGAGCCGACCGATTCCGGGTCGGCGAGGCACGCGCAATGATCGGCTTCGGCGACCTCCACCTCGACGATGGCGACGTCAAGACGGCGACGGCGTTCTACGAGGAGGCCGTGGTCGCGTTCCGCGGCGGCGGCAAGGGCGGCAGCGAAGGGCAGGCCCTCGTGGCGATGGCCGACGCCGCGCTGGCCGCGAAGCGCCTTCCCGAAGCGCGGCGCGACTACGAGACCGCCAGGGCGCTATTCAAACGCGGCGGATACCTGTCTGGCGAGGCACAGGCGTTGATCGGCCTAGGTCTGGCCGAGCGCACCGGCGGCACCCCGGCACGGGCGACCGAGTTCCTGAACGCAGCCCTGGCCACGGCACGGCGCGCCGGCGACGCCGCCGCCGAGGCGGTGGCCGCGGATGCGCTACGCGATCCGGCGTTCGCGCTGCGCAGCCGGCATCGGACGCGCTTCTTCAGCCAGCGCTGA
- the hemH gene encoding ferrochelatase, whose translation MSRVAVVLFNLGGPDSPEAVEPFLRNLFADPAILRVPAFIRGPLGRFIARRRGPTARAIYAQIGGRSPILPQTEAQARALEAVLTTRRGDTDFRVFVAMRYWRPFARDVIVDVKAFAPDRVVLLPLYPQMSTTTTESSVREWRDVARAVGLSASTSTVCCYPAQRGFVEAAAALIRRDLDAVGQRPVRLLFSAHGLPEKVIRAGDPYQAQVERSARAIVERLSIDGLDHAVCYQSRVGPLKWIGPSTDSEIARAGRDGRAVVLFPVAFVSEHSETLVELDIEYRHLAERAGVPAYRRVPTVGVEAAFIDGLATLALTAAGSSRAVVNDDGDASCPAACEACLWRSPMFAAAAG comes from the coding sequence ATGAGCCGCGTCGCGGTGGTCCTGTTCAATCTCGGCGGACCGGATTCGCCGGAGGCGGTCGAGCCGTTCCTGCGCAACCTCTTCGCCGATCCCGCGATCCTGCGCGTGCCGGCGTTCATCCGGGGTCCGCTCGGCCGCTTCATCGCCCGGCGGCGCGGACCGACGGCGCGCGCGATCTATGCCCAGATCGGCGGTCGCTCGCCGATCCTGCCGCAGACCGAGGCGCAGGCGCGGGCGCTGGAGGCGGTGTTGACGACGCGGCGCGGAGACACCGATTTCCGCGTGTTCGTCGCGATGCGCTACTGGCGGCCGTTCGCGCGCGATGTGATCGTCGATGTGAAGGCGTTCGCGCCGGACCGCGTCGTGCTGCTGCCGCTGTATCCGCAGATGTCGACCACGACGACGGAATCCTCGGTCCGGGAATGGCGGGACGTGGCGCGCGCGGTGGGGCTCTCCGCGTCGACATCGACGGTGTGCTGCTATCCCGCGCAGCGTGGATTCGTCGAGGCCGCCGCGGCGTTGATCCGTCGCGATCTCGACGCGGTCGGCCAGCGGCCGGTACGTCTGCTGTTCTCCGCGCACGGCCTGCCCGAGAAGGTGATCCGCGCCGGCGATCCCTACCAGGCGCAGGTCGAACGCAGCGCGCGGGCCATCGTCGAGCGCCTGTCGATCGACGGCCTCGACCATGCGGTCTGCTACCAGAGCCGGGTCGGCCCGCTGAAATGGATCGGTCCCTCCACCGATTCGGAGATCGCGCGCGCCGGCCGCGACGGGCGCGCCGTCGTGCTGTTTCCGGTGGCGTTCGTGTCGGAGCATTCCGAGACGCTGGTCGAACTCGATATCGAATACCGGCACTTGGCGGAGCGCGCCGGCGTGCCGGCCTACAGGCGCGTGCCGACGGTCGGCGTCGAAGCCGCGTTCATCGACGGCTTGGCGACCCTCGCGTTGACGGCCGCCGGGTCGTCGCGCGCGGTGGTGAACGACGATGGCGACGCGAGCTGCCCGGCGGCGTGCGAGGCCTGCCTATGGCGGTCGCCGATGTTCGCCGCGGCCGCGGGCTGA
- a CDS encoding helix-hairpin-helix domain-containing protein — MPIPKAGTAPKPTPGKPAPKATACPDAKVNVNTATLDELRKLPQIGPQRANAIIKARPYAAPEDILKRKVLKKQVFDRIKACIVAPPAST, encoded by the coding sequence ATGCCGATTCCCAAGGCCGGCACGGCGCCGAAGCCGACGCCGGGAAAGCCCGCGCCGAAGGCGACGGCCTGCCCGGACGCCAAGGTCAACGTCAACACGGCCACGCTGGACGAGCTGCGCAAGCTGCCGCAGATCGGCCCGCAACGCGCCAACGCCATCATCAAGGCGCGGCCCTACGCGGCGCCCGAGGACATCCTCAAGCGCAAGGTCCTGAAGAAGCAGGTGTTCGACAGAATCAAGGCGTGTATCGTGGCGCC
- a CDS encoding uroporphyrinogen decarboxylase: MTGKNPRRFDPRRPHALLLLRLHKIHESVKEGWSQKGNVSVDRLLTRVLRGERTPGPPVWLMRQAGRYLPEYRASRARAGSFLDLCYSLDFATEVTLQPIRRFGFDASIIFSDILVGPQAMGRKLWFEEGEGPKLDPMEGPADVARLSSAGLEDRLQPVYEAIRRTRAALPESTDLIGFCGAPFTLACYMIEGGGSRDWFKVKQWAYGHPESFRRLIEALVDACAAHLARQVEAGCDVVQIFDSWAGVLPEEQLFHWSVQPTQAIARKLRERHPGTPVIVFPRGVGPAAMMYRRLPEFAAISIDTGIGAHWAAQELQPHLCVQGNLDPAMLVVGGEAMAHETKRILGKLSGGRHVFNLGHGVVPQTPPDNVARLVDIVRDWSSR, translated from the coding sequence ATGACGGGAAAAAACCCGCGAAGATTTGATCCCCGACGTCCACACGCCCTACTGCTTCTTCGACTCCATAAGATTCATGAATCAGTTAAAGAAGGGTGGAGCCAAAAAGGGAATGTGTCCGTGGATCGATTGTTGACGCGGGTCCTGCGCGGCGAGCGAACGCCGGGCCCGCCAGTATGGTTGATGCGCCAGGCTGGACGGTACCTGCCTGAGTACCGGGCGAGCCGCGCGCGCGCCGGTTCGTTCCTCGATCTTTGCTACTCGCTGGATTTCGCCACCGAGGTGACGCTCCAACCGATCCGCCGTTTCGGATTCGACGCCTCGATCATCTTCTCGGACATCCTCGTCGGGCCGCAGGCGATGGGCCGCAAGCTCTGGTTCGAGGAAGGCGAGGGACCGAAGCTCGACCCGATGGAAGGTCCGGCCGACGTCGCGCGGTTGTCCTCGGCGGGTCTTGAGGACCGTCTGCAACCCGTCTACGAGGCGATCCGCCGCACCCGCGCGGCGTTGCCGGAGTCGACCGATCTGATCGGATTCTGCGGCGCGCCTTTCACGCTCGCCTGCTACATGATCGAGGGTGGTGGCAGCCGGGACTGGTTCAAGGTCAAGCAATGGGCCTATGGCCATCCCGAAAGCTTCCGGCGGCTGATCGAGGCGTTGGTGGACGCCTGCGCCGCGCATCTCGCCCGTCAGGTCGAGGCGGGCTGCGACGTGGTGCAGATATTCGATAGCTGGGCGGGCGTCCTGCCGGAGGAGCAGCTCTTCCACTGGTCGGTGCAGCCGACCCAGGCGATCGCGCGCAAGCTGCGGGAGCGCCATCCTGGAACGCCGGTGATCGTGTTTCCGCGCGGCGTCGGGCCCGCCGCGATGATGTACCGGCGGCTGCCGGAATTCGCCGCGATCTCCATCGACACCGGCATCGGCGCGCACTGGGCGGCGCAGGAGCTGCAACCGCACCTCTGCGTCCAGGGGAATCTCGATCCCGCGATGCTGGTGGTCGGCGGCGAGGCGATGGCGCACGAGACGAAGCGCATCCTCGGCAAATTGTCGGGCGGGCGGCACGTCTTCAATCTCGGTCATGGCGTCGTGCCGCAAACGCCGCCCGACAACGTCGCGCGGCTTGTCGATATCGTGCGGGACTGGTCGAGCCGATGA
- a CDS encoding kinase/pyrophosphorylase translates to MVSRGRNFHLHLVSDSTGETVAGVARACLAQFEGVFATEHVWSLVRTTVQMDKVAGAIELNRGPVLYTLVDPELRDCLREHCRRLQLPCIGILDQAISTLGVHFHSKTAMWPGRQHAMDDGYFGRIDAMHYTLAHDDGQSTHDLDEADVVLVGPSRTSKTPTCVYLANRGIKAANVPLVPDVPVPRELETARRPLVVGLVTDAERLVQIRRNRLQLLREDADTAYTDLEVVQGEMRAARQLYARHNWASIDVTRRSIEETAAAILQMIDRRREATGPVRMETT, encoded by the coding sequence ATGGTCTCGCGCGGTCGCAATTTCCACCTGCATCTGGTGTCGGATTCCACCGGGGAGACGGTCGCCGGCGTGGCGCGGGCGTGCCTGGCCCAGTTCGAAGGCGTGTTCGCCACGGAACACGTGTGGTCGCTCGTCCGCACGACGGTGCAGATGGACAAGGTCGCGGGCGCCATCGAGCTCAACCGCGGGCCCGTGCTGTACACCTTGGTCGATCCGGAATTGCGGGACTGCCTGCGCGAGCATTGCCGGCGTCTGCAGCTTCCATGCATCGGTATCCTCGACCAGGCGATCAGCACGCTGGGGGTCCACTTCCACAGCAAGACCGCGATGTGGCCGGGGCGGCAGCACGCGATGGACGACGGCTATTTCGGCCGCATCGACGCCATGCACTACACCCTGGCGCATGACGACGGACAATCGACGCACGATCTCGACGAGGCCGATGTCGTTCTGGTGGGACCGTCGCGGACATCGAAGACGCCGACCTGCGTGTATCTCGCGAACCGGGGTATCAAGGCCGCGAACGTGCCGTTGGTTCCGGACGTGCCGGTGCCGCGGGAGCTGGAGACGGCCCGCCGTCCGCTGGTCGTCGGACTGGTCACGGACGCCGAGCGCCTGGTGCAGATCCGCCGCAATCGTCTCCAATTGCTGCGGGAGGACGCAGACACGGCCTACACCGATCTGGAGGTGGTCCAAGGCGAGATGCGCGCGGCCCGGCAGCTCTATGCGCGGCACAACTGGGCCAGCATCGATGTCACGCGGCGCTCGATCGAGGAGACGGCCGCGGCGATCCTCCAGATGATCGACCGGCGGCGCGAGGCGACCGGCCCGGTGCGGATGGAGACGACCTGA
- a CDS encoding [protein-PII] uridylyltransferase, with protein sequence MAAGLYDHIVRPRLIVDRRALSTTLAAAVDDAESVDSARGPVLTAFKDALARGRQEIRRRFEGEGADATPAARRVGATDGANDGPAVLAATSYLMDQLVRTLFDFANEHVYPAANPSMAEQIAMVATGGYGRAELAPQSDIDLLFLLPYKQTPRGEQIVEYMLYFLWDLGLKVGHATRSVEECLRQADKDQTIRTALLEMRYLWGERDLYDRLKREFTQKFLTTDGRDFLEAKLAERDARHQRMGDSRYVVEPNVKDGKGGLRDLHTLFWIAKYLYRVDSVAGLVEKEVLTRGEARQFQRAERLFVTVRCHIHFLTGRPDDRLSFDLQREIATRLGYQDRPGSRGVERFMKHYYLHAKTVGDLTRIFVAALEAGRRRKPRLRLLWESLRPRQLEGFKLDGERLAVGGADDFIRDPVRFLSLFRVAQENDVDIHPATLRLVTQNIKLVDARLRENPDANRLFLELLTSRKDPETSLRRLNEAGVFGRFVPDFGRVVAQTQHDMYHTYTVDEHTIRAIGILSRIEAGALKEDHPVASDVVHKVLSREVLYLAVLLHDIAKGRNGDHSVLGAEIANQLCPRLGLDAASTETVAWLVRHHLAMSATAFQRDLQDGKTISDFAKLVQSPERLRLLLVLTVCDIRAVGPSVWNGWKAALLRQLYFATEEVLSGGTLQGGRAERVKAVQVEMARRLAGWTQADMDAHLALGNPAYWLSFDPGTLARHAELVRKAGGDSPLRIEHRVDPERAATELIVYTLDTHGLFARLAGAMAVSGATIVDAKIFTLSNGMALDTFWIQDLDGKPFDRADRLARLRGRIELALTNRLDVAGELAKARPNYPTRDRVFTVEPRVLVDNNASRAHTVIEVNGRDRPGFLHVVTRALAGQHLQIASAHVTTYGERAVDVFYVKDLFGLKVVNPQKLTDIETGVTAAIRAFERGDPASPSSAARAA encoded by the coding sequence ATGGCCGCAGGCCTCTACGACCACATCGTCCGGCCACGCTTGATCGTGGACCGGCGCGCGCTGTCGACGACGCTCGCGGCCGCTGTCGACGACGCCGAGAGCGTCGATTCGGCGCGCGGGCCCGTGTTGACCGCGTTCAAGGACGCTCTGGCGCGCGGCCGGCAGGAGATCCGGCGCCGCTTCGAGGGCGAGGGGGCCGACGCGACGCCCGCCGCCCGCCGCGTCGGCGCGACCGACGGCGCCAACGATGGACCGGCCGTGCTGGCGGCGACGTCGTACCTGATGGACCAGCTGGTCCGCACGCTGTTCGACTTCGCGAACGAGCATGTCTATCCCGCCGCCAATCCCAGCATGGCCGAGCAGATCGCGATGGTCGCGACCGGCGGCTACGGCCGGGCGGAGCTGGCGCCGCAATCCGACATCGATCTGCTGTTCCTGCTGCCCTACAAGCAGACGCCCAGGGGCGAGCAGATCGTCGAGTACATGCTGTACTTCCTGTGGGATCTCGGTCTCAAGGTCGGACACGCCACGCGCTCGGTCGAGGAGTGCCTGCGCCAGGCCGACAAGGACCAGACGATCCGCACGGCGCTGCTGGAGATGCGCTACCTGTGGGGCGAGCGCGACCTGTACGACCGCCTGAAGCGCGAGTTCACGCAGAAATTCCTGACGACCGACGGCCGCGACTTCCTCGAGGCCAAGCTGGCGGAGCGCGACGCGCGCCACCAGCGCATGGGCGATTCGCGCTACGTCGTCGAACCCAACGTCAAGGACGGCAAGGGCGGCCTGCGCGACCTGCACACGCTGTTCTGGATCGCCAAGTATCTCTACCGCGTCGACAGCGTCGCCGGCCTGGTCGAGAAGGAGGTCCTGACGCGGGGCGAGGCGCGGCAGTTCCAGCGGGCCGAGCGGCTGTTCGTCACGGTGCGCTGCCATATCCACTTCCTCACCGGGCGGCCGGACGACCGGCTGTCGTTCGACCTCCAGCGCGAGATCGCGACGCGCCTCGGCTACCAGGACCGGCCGGGCTCGCGCGGCGTCGAGCGCTTCATGAAACACTACTATCTGCACGCGAAGACGGTCGGCGACCTGACGCGGATCTTCGTCGCCGCGCTGGAGGCGGGTCGCCGCCGCAAGCCGCGGCTGCGGCTGTTGTGGGAGTCGCTGCGCCCGCGCCAGCTCGAGGGGTTCAAGCTCGACGGCGAGCGTCTCGCGGTCGGCGGCGCCGACGACTTCATCCGGGATCCGGTGCGGTTCCTGAGCCTGTTCCGGGTCGCGCAGGAGAACGACGTCGACATCCATCCCGCGACGCTGCGGCTGGTGACCCAGAACATCAAGCTGGTCGACGCGCGGCTGCGTGAGAACCCCGACGCCAACCGCCTGTTCCTCGAGCTGCTGACGTCGCGCAAGGACCCCGAGACGTCGCTCCGGCGCCTCAACGAGGCCGGCGTGTTCGGCCGTTTCGTGCCTGATTTCGGCCGCGTCGTGGCGCAGACGCAGCACGACATGTACCACACGTACACTGTCGACGAGCACACCATCCGGGCGATCGGGATCCTCTCGCGCATCGAGGCCGGCGCGCTCAAGGAGGACCACCCCGTCGCCTCGGACGTCGTGCACAAGGTGCTGTCGCGCGAGGTCCTCTATCTCGCCGTGCTGCTGCACGACATCGCCAAGGGCCGCAACGGCGACCACTCGGTCCTGGGCGCCGAGATCGCGAACCAGCTCTGTCCCCGCCTCGGCCTCGACGCGGCGTCGACCGAGACCGTGGCGTGGCTGGTGCGCCACCACCTGGCGATGTCCGCGACGGCGTTCCAGCGCGACCTGCAGGACGGCAAGACCATCTCCGACTTCGCCAAGCTGGTGCAGTCCCCGGAGCGCCTCCGCCTGCTGCTGGTCCTGACGGTCTGCGACATCCGCGCCGTCGGCCCCTCGGTGTGGAACGGCTGGAAGGCGGCGCTGCTGCGCCAGCTCTACTTCGCGACCGAGGAGGTTCTCTCGGGCGGCACGCTCCAGGGCGGCCGCGCCGAGCGGGTGAAGGCCGTCCAGGTCGAGATGGCCAGACGCCTCGCCGGCTGGACGCAGGCCGACATGGACGCGCACCTTGCGCTCGGCAACCCGGCCTACTGGCTCTCGTTCGACCCCGGCACGCTGGCGCGCCACGCCGAGCTGGTGCGCAAGGCCGGCGGCGATTCGCCGCTGCGCATCGAGCACCGCGTCGATCCCGAGCGCGCCGCCACGGAGTTGATCGTCTACACCCTCGACACCCACGGGCTGTTCGCCCGGCTGGCCGGCGCGATGGCGGTCTCCGGCGCCACCATCGTCGACGCCAAGATCTTCACGCTGAGCAACGGGATGGCGCTGGACACGTTCTGGATCCAGGACCTCGACGGAAAGCCGTTCGACCGCGCCGACCGCCTGGCGCGTCTGCGCGGCCGCATCGAGCTGGCCCTCACCAACCGCCTCGACGTCGCCGGCGAGCTCGCCAAGGCGCGGCCAAACTACCCGACCCGCGACCGCGTCTTCACCGTCGAGCCGCGCGTCCTCGTCGACAACAACGCCTCGCGCGCCCACACCGTCATCGAGGTCAACGGCCGCGACCGGCCGGGTTTCCTCCACGTGGTCACGCGCGCGCTGGCCGGGCAACACCTCCAGATCGCTTCCGCCCATGTGACGACCTACGGCGAACGCGCGGTCGACGTGTTCTACGTCAAGGACCTGTTCGGCTTGAAAGTCGTCAATCCGCAGAAGCTCACGGACATCGAGACCGGCGTGACGGCCGCGATCCGGGCATTCGAACGCGGCGATCCCGCCAGTCCGTCGAGCGCCGCGCGGGCGGCCTGA